From a region of the Osmia lignaria lignaria isolate PbOS001 chromosome 10, iyOsmLign1, whole genome shotgun sequence genome:
- the LOC117611662 gene encoding uncharacterized protein LOC117611662 isoform X1 encodes MINIPYNVPLISPIMPTQNVPVQTSHNHFQPFQQPQTNTQQMQTNPAFPMNMQDPYKAPFYQFQQSDMFMANQYVPNVLYPRTFQPANNIQPPLHTQPNYAPLLQNLLEQIRGQVSNTAPIFILPGGCQQSTNHHQQAGMPNQGGGPQATGQPTSFNYPSSVHCPPSFYPYPIPLPVYQPFVGQTRNGESSRGCRCCHRRQESSDLKSYSLNCCCNLAEQEDHRCTATNDDTVCSKRNCPASVSLQALASQFLSLPGIVSCAATRLVLRKVPGSNITSTMEDTMDKAQKAISMLTKEQLLTESRNAQQVNALINLHMTTNPPANIIPLLTLIQLKVNVLKAQIESLINKKVMECQGFGYEVETSGPIDPTVLSMKTNEELRHLLSALRQKECDERVNVNFSPYHSQRVIAEARLNNVQAKIRQVEAEFDRRRSVSLPLPSLTSRVIQQFAESTCTFGFAQTKLFEPYPQENPLQSPDPFSASIRNPKRLYLKPRAAESEATRQKDQSKATSTSQDAPPSCKDTGTGEGNADCSKERSVGPRSSEDSCSCHLTSSEESIDQGKKKLRLRIDRAGKVTISSAGKLEDASLANFSPNVVVSTDQYRCTFNGRCVSIKEDDIADREPEIREIFEVEDERTEDPKTDADTLELFDLPRVKKEPEDATDVETSENVDVPIKIKEPEDEPHYKATMLIDLKSKKTEMETQPSAAATEKRIQIKEQPKILKKIKVKDIKVEDKTETQDVKTEHMDLKPEKKREVHVDSKPKKVKTELYINLEGPSPETKDIKAHEKLTAEVPEEKVTTTPPSEQTIEKKPSSDIPKSFFGITLWKAGESKKKPKTTAHEDEHSKDKIKSEDDEASAADMKEKLIVEDASKQQATESAMLADEQLTDKESSEVKKNYFGITLKKRGEPKRRPKTENDKSHPKDGEHENVQIISMVTHMEYDRGFGDFDGWVDTKDYIDRKIKDKERTKDNCLMSIKHERMFPKNHQPSDEKHINGIARFPPLKNAAQTVTNIPENIFHQEEIESGSSRAVYNRRVTYHPDSGNSIVSTIYSVIENQLTSFTSLFANIPNLQNIVSSLCYDKLPSEQNVSTLNPETIVNRKESNKEISGEDDWTLLPGDDDGTSDESCVSINEGFSNIHKIKQSIIVDKENKNYVLIEGSFSGQLNELSRNGLQRPYHTRRTLVIRSRLKNPGRLKDQRPFTILKRSKKNKVLNHQETKQVKHQSKTSKDFCFKNNTKINKNCSFPSVDRSLSKNKKIFSDSGVNKQV; translated from the exons ATGATTAATATACCTTACAATGTGCCCCTAATATCGCCGATTATGCCGACTCAGAACGTGCCTGTTCAAACGAGTCATAATCATTTTCAGCCCTTCCAACAACCCCAAACGAACACCCAACAAATGCAAACTAACCCTGCATTCCCGATGAATATGCAAG ATCCATACAAAGCTCCGTTCTATCAGTTTCAACAATCGGACATGTTCATGGCGAATCAGTACGTCCCGAACGTATTGTACCCAAGGACTTTCCAACCAGCGAATAACATACAGCCACCTTTGCATACCCAGCCAAACTATGCTCCTTTACTTCAAAACCTTCTGGAACAAATTCGTGGTCAAGTGAGCAACACGGCTCCCATATTTATCCTACCTGGCGGCTGTCAACAATCCACAAATCATCATCAGCAAGCTGGCATGCCGAACCAAGGAGGTGGTCCCCAGGCGACAGGACAACCGACAAGCTTCAATTACCCCTCGTCAGTTCACTGTCCACCCTCGTTCTACCCCTATCCAATCCCGTTGCCCGTTTACCAGCCATTCGTCGGTCAAACTCGGAACGGAGAAAGTTCCAGGGGTTGCAGATGTTGCCACAGAAGGCAAGAATCGTCGGATTTGAAGAGCTACTCGTTAAACTGTTGCTGCAACCTCGCCGAACAAGAGGATCATCGGTGCACGGCGACGAACGACGACACCGTTTGCTCGAAACGCAATTGTCCGGCTTCCGTTAGCCTGCAAGCTTTAGCGTCGCAGTTCTTGTCGTTGCCAGGAATCGTATCCTGCGCCGCCACTCGTCTGGTACTGAGAAAAGTGCCTGGATCGAACATCACCAGCACCATGGAGGATACGATGGACAAAGCGCAGAAAGCTATCAGCATGCTGACGAAGGAACAGTTGCTGACAGAGTCGAGAAACGCGCAGCAGGTGAACGCGTTGATCAATCTTCACATGACCACAAACCCGCCCGCGAACATCATCCCCCTGCTGACGCTGATACAGTTAAAGGTGAACGTACTGAAGGCCCAGATCGAGAGCCTGATCAATAAGAAGGTGATGGAGTGCCAGGGATTTGGATACGAG GTGGAAACGAGCGGTCCCATAGATCCAACGGTGCTCAGCATGAAGACGAACGAGGAACTGAGACACTTGTTGTCAGCCCTTAGACAGAAGGAATGCGACGAGAGGGTGAACGTGAACTTCTCACCCTATCATTCGCAACGCGTGATCGCGGAGGCTCGTTTGAACAACGTGCAGGCGAAGATACGTCAGGTGGAGGCGGAATTCGATAGAAGAAGATCCGTCTCGTTACCCCTTCCGTCGCTTACATCCCGGGTCATCCAACAGTTCGCCGAGTCCACCTGCACATTCGGTTTCGCGCAGACGAAATTATTCGAGCCCTATCCGCAGGAAAATCCTCTGCAATCTCCGGATCCGTTCTCGGCGAGCATACGCAACCCTAAGAGATTGTATCTAAAACCTCGTGCGGCTGAATCGGAAGCAACGCGGCAGAAGGATCAGAGCAAAGCGACCAGCACGTCCCAGGATGCTCCTCCCAGTTGCAAGGACACAGGAACCGGCGAGGGCAACGCGGACTGCTCGAAAGAGCGATCTGTTGGACCTCGTTCCAGCGAAGACTCCTGCAGCTGTCATCTCACGTCCTCGGAGGAGAGCATCGACCAGGGTAAAAAAAAACTTCGACTAAGGATCGATCGCGCAGGAAAAGTGACGATAAGTAGCGCGGGCAAGTTGGAAGACGCGTCTTTGGCAAATTTCAGCCCCAACGTGGTTGTGTCAACAGATCAGTACAGGTGCACGTTCAACGGTAGATGTGTATCTATCAAGGAAGATGATATCGCTGATCGTGAGCCGGAAATTCGGGAGATTTTTGAAGTCGAGGATGAGAGAACAGAGGATCCTAAAACTGATGCAGACACCTTGGAACTATTCGATTTACCTCGCGTCAAGAAAGAACCTGAAGACGCTACAGACGTGGAAACATCCGAGAATGTAGATGTTCCTATCAAAATCAAAGAACCTGAAGATGAACCGCATTACAAAGCCACAATGCTTATAGATCTGAAATCAAAGAAGACAGAGATGGAGACACAGCCATCTGCTGCGGCAACTGAAAAGCGGATCCAAATCAAAGAGCAaccaaaaattttgaaaaagataAAAGTCAAGGATATAAAAGTTGAAGATAAAACTGAAACACAGGATGTTAAAACGGAGCATATGGATTTGAAAccggaaaagaaaagagaagtgcATGTGGATTCGAAACCAAAGAAGGTGAAGACAGAACTGTACATAAACCTCGAAGGACCATCACCAGAAACCAAAGACATTAAGGCACATGAGAAATTAACTGCTGAAGTTCCTGAAGAGAAGGTGACCACAACTCCCCCAAGTGAACAAACAATTGAGAAAAAGCCATCTTCTGATATTCCAAAAAGTTTTTTTGGAATAACATTATGGAAGGCAGGAGAATCTAAAAAGAAACCAAAGACTACTGCCCATGAAGATGAACATAGTAAGGACAAAATCAAATCTGAAGATGATGAAGCCAGTGCTGCTGATATgaaggaaaaattaattgtGGAAGATGCATCCAAGCAGCAAGCAACCGAAAGTGCAATGCTTGCAGACGAACAGTTAACCGATAAGGAATCATCTGAAGTGAAAAAGAATTACTTTGGAATTACATTGAAGAAGAGAGGAGAACCTAAACGGCGACCAAAAACTGAAAATGATAAATCGCATCCAAAAGATGGAGAACATGAAAACGTGCAAATCATTTCGATGGTGACACATATGGAGTATGATAGAGGCTTTGGTGATTTTGATGGATGGGTGGATACAAAGGACTACATTGATAGAAAAATCAAGGATAAAGAAAGGACAAAGGACAATTGTTTAATGTCAATAAAGCATGAAAGAATGTTTCCTAAGAATCATCAACCAAGTG ATGAGAAACATATAAATGGTATCGCTCGATTTCCACCGTTGAAAAACGCAGCGCAAACAGTGACCAATATCCCAGAAAATATATTCCATCAGGAAGAGATTGAATCAGGCTCCTCGAGGGCCGTTTACAATAGAAGGGTCACTTATCATCCCGATTCAGGAAATAGTATCGTCTCCACGATTTACTCCGTGATAGAAAATCAACTTACATCTTTTACCTCGTTATTTGCCAATAtaccaaatttacaaaacattgTATCAAGTTTATGCTATGACAAATTGCCGAGTGAACAGAATGTTTCAACACTAAACCCAGAAACAATTGTCAATagaaaagaaagtaataaaGAAATTTCTGGAGAAGACGATTGGACTTTACTTCCTGGCGACGATGATGGCACTTCCGATGAGAGTTGCGTCTCCATAAACGAAGGATTCAGCAATAtccataaaataaaacaatctataattgttgataaagagaataaaaattACGTGTTGATCGAAGGATCATTTAGTGGTCAATTAAATGAATTGTCGCGTAATGGTTTGCAACGACCTTATCACACTCGTAGAACTCTGGTAATAAGAAGTCGACTAAAGAATCCTGGGAGATTAAAGGATCAACGTCCTTTCACGATCTTGAAACGATCTAAAAAGAACAAAGTACTTAATCATCAAGAAACAAAACAAGTGAAGCACCAATCGAAAACAAGTAAagatttttgttttaaaaataatacaaagataaataaaaattgcagtttCCCTTCTGTTGATCGTTCGTTGTCTAAAAACAAGAAAATCTTTAGTGATTCGGGAGTAAATAAACAGGTATAA